In Scatophagus argus isolate fScaArg1 chromosome 3, fScaArg1.pri, whole genome shotgun sequence, one genomic interval encodes:
- the cfap57 gene encoding cilia- and flagella-associated protein 57 isoform X1 has translation MATVVAQSHFIFGLRTGVSNNLCFFDEQTVVFPSGNNCVCYNTVQRCQRFIPGSEKSQGMRALAISANCRYLAVSECGEKATITVFDLQHEQGRKRKVLTAGDTSVLEFVCMAFSPDSKYLIGQSGAPEWTLIFWLWEKHKVLATVKTSNSNNPVTKVSFNPYNNMQLCVSGTGVFKLFRYSEGALKQSSFPKVESINFLCHTWMTEDRVIAGTDTGRLLVFESGELRREISMASKADRQVEMKKFKHADVDESQSAPRITALLSYSKGFACSLGSGTVCFFEKREEDTFRRSREIRIPMDQYDNELAPAQCQEIDTMCISPSEETLAISTDRGQLYSFSLSSVEMNKEEPAHFEFLLQSFHSKSITGLSVCIRKPIVATSSQDHSVRIWNYETKVLELYKEFQEEVHSVALHPTGLFILVGFSDKLRLMNLLIDDIRTFKEFTVRGCRECSFSHGGHMFAAVSGNVIHIYSVTSFENVLNLKGHNGKVRGIEWSQDDFRLVSCGMDGAVYEWNTQTGKRESESVLQSSSYTDVAFSSDCKTILAVGTDLTLKEIRDCQVLKEVPADEVAHTTVAVSHSGKVVFTGTSSGSIRAIKYPLPIQKEWLTYQAHCGPVTKMLITFDDQFLLTVSEDGCMFMWRIIDKEGRGLKSKRQIVHTEEILVAKSDLEEKTQSMLELKMRLEELHMENEYQLRLKDMNHNERIKELSDKFTQQIECLKTTQQAMKIEIEKREGEHQACSAELILKHSKELKDAELSYSQKLIVEHERYQDLQDKYQRMQEDYEKQLKAAEESRVQSLEELAQLCEAKLHEKSQLLAQCQEDAKQQIQEFKEIIKQVEEDEGRMIHDIQIKYERKLHSEKETNTNLKGEAGIMTQKLFSLQRQIDDRDADIDKLKKKRQRLLGLIRSLESDIEDLKRQISGHEKTNQDKDKTISSLKKKNQELEKLKFVLDVQLNELKKQTEPQQDDINEKKERIHQLEEELVQIDRSNTQLKLTVSELRLKLTSRDKDMHKEMQKVKDLETHLQRLQSDLHSCVGFIQEPKKLKNSVKMIYARYVPQIDGVEKSSMDEDIQRAFCGQRDHLERTVSNLKTRLVKSAQEHDKIYVKIMKENVTLITEINELRKELHSARTQVKEYKAQLATYKKSSKSSPNSEDRPKKDT, from the exons ATGGCCACTGTTGTCGCGCAGTCTCATTTTATCTTCGGTCTGCGGACAGGTGTGAGTAACAATTTATGTTTCTTTGATGAACAAACTGTCGTTTTCCCTAGCGGAAACAACTGTGTGTGCTACAACACCGTCCAGAGATGCCAGCGGTTCATTCCAG GCTCAGAGAAAAGTCAGGGTATGCGTGCTCTTGCCATCAGTGCCAACTGCCGTTACCTGGCAGTGTCAGAGTGTGGTGAGAAGGCCACCATTACAGTGTTTGACCTGCAGCATGAGCAGGGCAGAAAGAGGAAGGTTTTGACTGCAGGAGACACCTCTGTTCTGGAGTTTGTTTGCATGGCTTTCTCCCCTGATTCCAAGTACCTGATAGGCCAATCGGGTGCTCCAGAATGGACGCTGATCTTCTGGCTTTGGGAAAAACATAAAGTTCTGGCAACAGTGAAGACCAGTAACTCAAATAATCCTGTTACCAAG GTCAGCTTCAACCCTTACAACAACATGcaactgtgtgtgagtggaacTGGTGTGTTCAAGCTGTTCCGCTACTCAGAGGGAGCCCTGAAACAGAGCAGTTTCCCAAAGGTGGAGTCCATTAACTTCCTGTGTCATACCTGGATGACAGAGGACCGTGTGATTGCTGGGACGGACACGGGCAGACTGCTGGTGTTTGAATCTGGAGAGTTGCGAAGAGAGATTAGCATGGCTTCTAAGGCTGACAG GCAGGTGGAGATGAAGAAGTTCAAACACGCTGATGTGGATGAAAGTCAGAGTGCTCCTCGCATCACAGCCCTTCTTTCCTACTCAAAGGGCTTTGCATGCTCTTTGGGCTCCGGCACTGTCTGCTTTTTTGAGAAGCGTGAGGAGGACACTTTCAGAAGAAGCAGGGAGATACGg ATCCCTATGGACCAATACGACAATGAGCTAGCCCCAGCTCAGTGCCAGGAGATTGACACCATGTGCATCAGTCCATCAGAGGAGACTCTAGccatcagcacagacagaggacagctgTACAGCTTCAGTCTGTCCTCCGTGGAGATGAACAAG GAGGAACCTGCACATTTTGAGTTCCTGTTGCAGTCCTTCCACTCTAAGTCCATCACTGGTTTGTCCGTCTGCATTCGAAAGCCCATCGTCGCCACCAGCTCTCAAGATCACTCTGTTCGCATCTGGAATTATGAAACAAA AGTGCTGGAGCTTTATAAGGAGTTCCAGGAGGAGGTGCACAGTGTGGCTCTGCACCCCACTGGCCTCTTCATCCTGGTGGGCTTTTCAGACAAACTGCGGCTGATGAACCTGCTTATTGATGACATTCGCACCTTCAAGGAGTTCACTGTGCGTGGCTGCAGAGAG TGCTCTTTTAGCCATGGTGGCCACATGTTTGCGGCTGTGAGTGGAAATGTTATTCACATATACTCTGTTACATCTTTTGAGAACGTTCTCAACCTGAAGGGCCACAATGGAAAG GTGCGTGGTATTGAATGGAGCCAGGATGACTTCCGGCTGGTGTCATGTGGGATGGATGGTGCAGTATATGAGTGGAACACACAGACCGGCAAGCGTGAGTCTGAGAGCGTTCTGCAGTCCAGCAGCTACACAGATGTTGCCTTCTCTTCAGACTGCAAGACTATTCTGGCTGTGGGAACAGACCTCACTCTGAAGGAGATCCGAGATTGTCAG GTCCTGAAGGAAGTTCCTGCTGATGAGGTAGCTCACACCACTGTGGCAGTGTCTCACTCTGGCAAGGTTGTCTTCACTGGGACCTCTAGTGGATCCATCAGAGCCATAAAATACCCGTTACCCATCCAGAAGGAATGGCTCACGTATCAGGCTCACTGTGGCCCTGTCACCAAG ATGTTGATCACGTTTGATGATCAGTTCCTGCTGACAGTGTCTGAAGATGGCTGTATGTTCATGTGGAGGATCATTGATAAGGAGGGCAGAGGACTGAAGAGTAAAAGGCAGATCGTGCACACTGAGGAGATCCTTGTCGCCAAGTCAGACCTGGAAGagaag ACCCAGAGCATGCTGGAGCTTAAGATGCGTCTGGAGGAGCTGCATATGGAGAACGAGTACCAGCTCCGCTTGAAGGACATGAACCACAATGAGAGGATAAAGGAGCTTTCTGACAAATTTACCCAGCAAATAGAGTGTCTGAAAACAACGCAACAG GCCatgaaaatagaaatagaaaagcGGGAAGGTGAGCACCAGGCGTGTTCTGCAGAGCTTATTCTGAAACACTCCAAAGAGCTGAAGGACGCAG AGTTGTCCTACAGCCAGAAGCTGATTGTGGAGCATGAGAGGTACCAGGATCTGCAGGATAAATATCAAAGGATGCAGGAAGACTATGAGAAGCAGCTGAAGGCcgcagaggagagcagagtcCAGTCCCTGGAGGAGCTGGCACAGCTCTGTGAGGCCAAGCTGCACGAGAAGAGTCAACTCCTGGCTCAG TGTCAGGAGGATGCGAAGCAGCAGATTCAGGAGTTTAAAGAGATCATAAAGCAAGtagaggaggatgaggggagAATGATCCACGACATTCAAATAAAGTACGAGAGGAAACTGCACtctgagaaagagacaaacacaaatctgaAAGGAGAAGCTGGTATCATGACGCAAAAG CTCTTCAGTCTGCAGAGACAGATCGATGACAGGGACGCAGACATagacaaactgaagaagaagcGGCAGAGGCTGCTGGGGTTAATCCGCTCCCTGGAGAGCGACATCGAGGACCTGAAGAGGCAGATATCTGGACATGAAAAGACCAATCAGGACAAG gataagACCATTTCCAgcttgaagaagaagaaccagGAACTGGAGAAGCTGAAGTTTGTTCTTGACGTCCAGTTAAATGAGTTGAAGAAACAGACTGAGCCTCAACAAGATGACATCAATGAGAAGAAGGAACGGATCcatcag ctggaggaggagctggtgcAGATCGACAGGAGCAACACTCAGCTGAAGCTCACCGTCTCTGAACTGAGGCTCAAACTGACGAGCAGAGATAAGGACATGCATAAGGAGATGCAGAAA GTGAAAGATTTGGAGACACATCTTCAGCGGCTACAGTCAGACCTCCATAGCTGTGTTGGCTTCATCCAGGAGccaaaaaaactgaagaacagTGTGAAGATGATCTATGCCCGCTATGTGCCACAGATTGATGGA GTGGAGAAAAGCAGTATGGACGAAGACATTCAGAGGGCATTCTGTGGCCAGCGTGATCACCTGGAGAGGACTGTTAGCAACCTAAAGACAAGGCTGGTCAAATCTGCCCAGGAGCATGACAAAATCTATGTCAAGATCATGAAG GAGAATGTGACTCTGATTACTGAAATCAATGAGCTGCGTAAGGAGCTGCATTCGGCGAGGACTCAGGTCAAAGAGTACAAAGCTCAGCTGGCCACGTATAAGAAATCCAGCAAGTCAAGTCCTAACTCAGAAGACAGACCCAAAAAGGACACATGA
- the cfap57 gene encoding cilia- and flagella-associated protein 57 isoform X2, which produces MATVVAQSHFIFGLRTGVSNNLCFFDEQTVVFPSGNNCVCYNTVQRCQRFIPGSEKSQGMRALAISANCRYLAVSECGEKATITVFDLQHEQGRKRKVLTAGDTSVLEFVCMAFSPDSKYLIGQSGAPEWTLIFWLWEKHKVLATVKTSNSNNPVTKVSFNPYNNMQLCVSGTGVFKLFRYSEGALKQSSFPKVESINFLCHTWMTEDRVIAGTDTGRLLVFESGELRREISMASKADRQVEMKKFKHADVDESQSAPRITALLSYSKGFACSLGSGTVCFFEKREEDTFRRSREIRIPMDQYDNELAPAQCQEIDTMCISPSEETLAISTDRGQLYSFSLSSVEMNKEEPAHFEFLLQSFHSKSITGLSVCIRKPIVATSSQDHSVRIWNYETKVLELYKEFQEEVHSVALHPTGLFILVGFSDKLRLMNLLIDDIRTFKEFTVRGCRECSFSHGGHMFAAVSGNVIHIYSVTSFENVLNLKGHNGKVRGIEWSQDDFRLVSCGMDGAVYEWNTQTGKRESESVLQSSSYTDVAFSSDCKTILAVGTDLTLKEIRDCQVLKEVPADEVAHTTVAVSHSGKVVFTGTSSGSIRAIKYPLPIQKEWLTYQAHCGPVTKMLITFDDQFLLTVSEDGCMFMWRIIDKEGRGLKSKRQIVHTEEILVAKSDLEEKTQSMLELKMRLEELHMENEYQLRLKDMNHNERIKELSDKFTQQIECLKTTQQAMKIEIEKREGEHQACSAELILKHSKELKDAARS; this is translated from the exons ATGGCCACTGTTGTCGCGCAGTCTCATTTTATCTTCGGTCTGCGGACAGGTGTGAGTAACAATTTATGTTTCTTTGATGAACAAACTGTCGTTTTCCCTAGCGGAAACAACTGTGTGTGCTACAACACCGTCCAGAGATGCCAGCGGTTCATTCCAG GCTCAGAGAAAAGTCAGGGTATGCGTGCTCTTGCCATCAGTGCCAACTGCCGTTACCTGGCAGTGTCAGAGTGTGGTGAGAAGGCCACCATTACAGTGTTTGACCTGCAGCATGAGCAGGGCAGAAAGAGGAAGGTTTTGACTGCAGGAGACACCTCTGTTCTGGAGTTTGTTTGCATGGCTTTCTCCCCTGATTCCAAGTACCTGATAGGCCAATCGGGTGCTCCAGAATGGACGCTGATCTTCTGGCTTTGGGAAAAACATAAAGTTCTGGCAACAGTGAAGACCAGTAACTCAAATAATCCTGTTACCAAG GTCAGCTTCAACCCTTACAACAACATGcaactgtgtgtgagtggaacTGGTGTGTTCAAGCTGTTCCGCTACTCAGAGGGAGCCCTGAAACAGAGCAGTTTCCCAAAGGTGGAGTCCATTAACTTCCTGTGTCATACCTGGATGACAGAGGACCGTGTGATTGCTGGGACGGACACGGGCAGACTGCTGGTGTTTGAATCTGGAGAGTTGCGAAGAGAGATTAGCATGGCTTCTAAGGCTGACAG GCAGGTGGAGATGAAGAAGTTCAAACACGCTGATGTGGATGAAAGTCAGAGTGCTCCTCGCATCACAGCCCTTCTTTCCTACTCAAAGGGCTTTGCATGCTCTTTGGGCTCCGGCACTGTCTGCTTTTTTGAGAAGCGTGAGGAGGACACTTTCAGAAGAAGCAGGGAGATACGg ATCCCTATGGACCAATACGACAATGAGCTAGCCCCAGCTCAGTGCCAGGAGATTGACACCATGTGCATCAGTCCATCAGAGGAGACTCTAGccatcagcacagacagaggacagctgTACAGCTTCAGTCTGTCCTCCGTGGAGATGAACAAG GAGGAACCTGCACATTTTGAGTTCCTGTTGCAGTCCTTCCACTCTAAGTCCATCACTGGTTTGTCCGTCTGCATTCGAAAGCCCATCGTCGCCACCAGCTCTCAAGATCACTCTGTTCGCATCTGGAATTATGAAACAAA AGTGCTGGAGCTTTATAAGGAGTTCCAGGAGGAGGTGCACAGTGTGGCTCTGCACCCCACTGGCCTCTTCATCCTGGTGGGCTTTTCAGACAAACTGCGGCTGATGAACCTGCTTATTGATGACATTCGCACCTTCAAGGAGTTCACTGTGCGTGGCTGCAGAGAG TGCTCTTTTAGCCATGGTGGCCACATGTTTGCGGCTGTGAGTGGAAATGTTATTCACATATACTCTGTTACATCTTTTGAGAACGTTCTCAACCTGAAGGGCCACAATGGAAAG GTGCGTGGTATTGAATGGAGCCAGGATGACTTCCGGCTGGTGTCATGTGGGATGGATGGTGCAGTATATGAGTGGAACACACAGACCGGCAAGCGTGAGTCTGAGAGCGTTCTGCAGTCCAGCAGCTACACAGATGTTGCCTTCTCTTCAGACTGCAAGACTATTCTGGCTGTGGGAACAGACCTCACTCTGAAGGAGATCCGAGATTGTCAG GTCCTGAAGGAAGTTCCTGCTGATGAGGTAGCTCACACCACTGTGGCAGTGTCTCACTCTGGCAAGGTTGTCTTCACTGGGACCTCTAGTGGATCCATCAGAGCCATAAAATACCCGTTACCCATCCAGAAGGAATGGCTCACGTATCAGGCTCACTGTGGCCCTGTCACCAAG ATGTTGATCACGTTTGATGATCAGTTCCTGCTGACAGTGTCTGAAGATGGCTGTATGTTCATGTGGAGGATCATTGATAAGGAGGGCAGAGGACTGAAGAGTAAAAGGCAGATCGTGCACACTGAGGAGATCCTTGTCGCCAAGTCAGACCTGGAAGagaag ACCCAGAGCATGCTGGAGCTTAAGATGCGTCTGGAGGAGCTGCATATGGAGAACGAGTACCAGCTCCGCTTGAAGGACATGAACCACAATGAGAGGATAAAGGAGCTTTCTGACAAATTTACCCAGCAAATAGAGTGTCTGAAAACAACGCAACAG GCCatgaaaatagaaatagaaaagcGGGAAGGTGAGCACCAGGCGTGTTCTGCAGAGCTTATTCTGAAACACTCCAAAGAGCTGAAGGACGCAG CCAGAAGCTGA